Within Pelorhabdus rhamnosifermentans, the genomic segment CTATGCTCCTTGGACGATTGTCGAAGCAAATTGCAAATCTTATGCACGGCTAAAGGTGTTGAAGACGATCATTAAAGACGTAGAAAAATTTCTTCAATAGAAGAGAATAATAAAAAAATTGTTAACTTTATTCGACAAGAAGCGTTCATATAAGATATAATCAAGTAGGTAGATTTTGAGGGGGGACAACAATGGGATTGCGACTCAAACCCAGTGACGAAGCGTTTTATCAATATATTTCTGAATTAACGGCAATTGTTCGAGAGAGTGCCGATTTGCTGTTTGAAGCGATGAATGAACCGGCAAATGTGGAGGAATTATTTACAAAGGTCGATGTGCTTGAAAAAGATGCAGATAAAATCACGGATAAAATTATTAGTCGTTTAAATGATACTTTTATTACACCCCTTGATCGTGAAGATATTTACGCATTAGCACAAAAAATTGATGATGTTATTGATGGCGTTCAAGGCATTGCCGAGCGCATGACACTTTACAATGCAGGTGCGGCTTCTGCTGGGGCGATAGAACTTGCATCACTCGTCGTAAAGAGTGCTCGACAATTGGAAAAGGCCTGTTCCTATTTACCTGATATGAAAAAGAAGCGTCTGAAGCTTGAGGCGCGTTGTGCCCGGATTGTTGATACTGAATCCAAGGGTGACCGTTTGTATCGTCAGGAAATGGCCAAGCTCTTTCGCGAGTGCAAGGATCCGATTGAATTAATTAAATGGAAAGAGATTTTAATGCTGCTTGAAGATGCGTTAGATGACTGCGAAGGTGTTGCTGATCTACTCAAGGGAGTTCTGCTAAAATATGCCTGATATGTCGATTGTCTTTGTTGTTGTTGCTTTTGCACTTGTTTTTGATTATATTAACGGATTTCATGATACAGCCAATGCCATTGCTACATCTGTTTCTACGCGGGCGCTTGCGCCAAGTCAGGCTATTTTAATGTCAGCTGTTTTAAATTTTGGCGGTGCTATGTTTAGTACAGGTGTGGCCAAAACAATTGGCGGCGATATTGTTCGTTCAGCTGCAGTTGTTACTCA encodes:
- a CDS encoding DUF47 domain-containing protein, whose amino-acid sequence is MGLRLKPSDEAFYQYISELTAIVRESADLLFEAMNEPANVEELFTKVDVLEKDADKITDKIISRLNDTFITPLDREDIYALAQKIDDVIDGVQGIAERMTLYNAGAASAGAIELASLVVKSARQLEKACSYLPDMKKKRLKLEARCARIVDTESKGDRLYRQEMAKLFRECKDPIELIKWKEILMLLEDALDDCEGVADLLKGVLLKYA